The Oxalobacteraceae bacterium OTU3CINTB1 genome includes a window with the following:
- a CDS encoding MotA/TolQ/ExbB proton channel family protein: MTPAVANQFTLAHYWEQGDGISHAVAFVLLAMSLVSWFFILSKAFAAWRVRRSSPAVQAFWDAPTMQDGVATLELADPEKIYLPLAQQGAAQIKVAERRSLGGEMDRAAQVTRVLRVAIQRSTNRLEGGLTVLASIGATAPFVGLLGTVWGIYHALANVSANGTVQIDKVAGPVGEALVMTAIGLTVAIPAVLAFNAFNRVNRLTLAELDAFAHDLHAYLTTGARAGR; this comes from the coding sequence ATGACGCCCGCCGTCGCCAACCAGTTCACCCTGGCCCATTACTGGGAGCAGGGCGACGGCATCAGCCACGCGGTGGCGTTCGTGCTGCTGGCGATGTCGCTGGTGAGCTGGTTCTTCATCCTGTCGAAGGCCTTCGCGGCCTGGCGCGTGCGCCGCAGCTCCCCTGCCGTGCAAGCCTTCTGGGACGCGCCGACGATGCAGGACGGCGTGGCCACGCTGGAGCTGGCCGACCCGGAAAAAATCTACCTGCCGCTGGCGCAGCAGGGCGCCGCGCAGATCAAAGTGGCCGAGCGGCGGTCGCTGGGCGGCGAGATGGACCGCGCCGCGCAAGTGACGCGCGTGCTGCGGGTGGCGATCCAGCGCTCGACCAACCGCCTCGAAGGCGGCCTGACCGTGCTGGCGTCGATCGGCGCGACCGCGCCGTTCGTCGGCCTGCTGGGCACCGTCTGGGGCATCTACCACGCGCTGGCCAATGTCTCGGCCAACGGCACCGTGCAGATCGACAAAGTGGCCGGCCCGGTGGGCGAGGCGCTGGTCATGACCGCGATCGGCCTGACGGTGGCGATTCCGGCGGTGCTGGCGTTTAACGCGTTCAACCGCGTCAACCGCCTGACCCTGGCGGAGCTGGACGCGTTCGCGCACGACCTGCACGCCTATCTGACCACCGGCGCGCGCGCCGGCCGGTAA
- a CDS encoding barstar family protein yields MATAELNGAAITDMASFHAACKAAMGFPDTYGATMDAWVDCLSYLRDEDGMSKFRLKPNEVLEIVVKDAGALKTAAPDILEEVTYCVAGINERYEDYGEKPALKLTLK; encoded by the coding sequence ATGGCAACCGCAGAATTGAACGGCGCGGCGATCACCGACATGGCGAGCTTCCACGCGGCCTGCAAGGCGGCGATGGGCTTTCCCGACACGTATGGCGCGACGATGGATGCTTGGGTCGATTGCCTGAGCTATTTGCGCGATGAAGACGGCATGAGCAAATTCCGCCTCAAGCCGAACGAGGTGCTGGAGATCGTCGTCAAGGACGCCGGGGCGCTGAAAACCGCCGCGCCGGATATCCTGGAAGAGGTGACGTACTGCGTGGCCGGCATCAACGAGCGGTATGAAGATTACGGCGAGAAGCCGGCCTTGAAGCTGACGTTGAAGTAA
- a CDS encoding biopolymer transporter ExbD, whose product MSFGAFNHHRQPGPMADINVTPMVDVMLVLLVIFILGAPMFTSAVKLDLPKAQAPTSQQQAEAATVTLAIDGKGKIFWNNEPLEREALEARLVEAARQDPQPELQLRADKDTRYEVVAQVMAAAQTNGLTKLGFVTDPKKVEKK is encoded by the coding sequence ATGAGCTTTGGCGCCTTCAACCACCACCGCCAGCCGGGACCGATGGCCGACATCAACGTCACGCCGATGGTCGACGTGATGCTGGTGCTGCTGGTGATTTTCATCCTGGGCGCGCCGATGTTCACCAGCGCGGTCAAGCTCGACCTGCCGAAGGCGCAGGCGCCCACCAGCCAGCAGCAGGCCGAGGCGGCCACCGTCACTTTGGCCATCGACGGCAAGGGCAAGATCTTCTGGAACAACGAGCCGCTCGAACGGGAGGCGCTGGAGGCGCGCCTGGTCGAAGCGGCCAGGCAGGACCCGCAGCCGGAGCTGCAACTGCGCGCCGACAAGGACACCCGCTACGAAGTGGTGGCGCAGGTGATGGCGGCGGCGCAGACCAACGGATTAACGAAACTGGGGTTCGTCACGGATCCGAAGAAAGTAGAGAAGAAATAA
- the lptE gene encoding LPS assembly lipoprotein LptE codes for MASRSRLFQRARLCGLVLAVSMTVSACGFHLRGDGGHYTLPFPTMYVGLPESSPLAVDLKRNINANGSTIVVKTAKEADGIVEVLSNPEHTKTKTILSLNNNGRVRQYLLQYSIVFRVLDKQGAVLLPPTSIALSRPIDFNETQLLAKEQEEALLYKDMQTDLVQQMMRRIAAIKTTRMSVPASTPNPAPTQSAPAVPIL; via the coding sequence ATGGCAAGCAGGTCCCGGTTGTTCCAGCGCGCGCGCCTGTGTGGGCTAGTGCTGGCGGTGTCGATGACGGTGTCGGCGTGCGGCTTCCACCTGCGCGGCGACGGCGGCCATTACACGCTGCCGTTCCCGACGATGTATGTGGGACTGCCCGAGTCGTCGCCGCTGGCGGTCGATTTGAAGCGCAACATCAACGCCAACGGCAGCACCATCGTCGTCAAGACGGCGAAAGAGGCCGACGGCATCGTCGAGGTGCTCTCCAATCCGGAGCACACCAAGACCAAGACCATCCTGTCGCTGAACAACAATGGCCGCGTGCGCCAGTACCTGCTTCAGTACAGTATCGTATTCCGCGTGCTGGACAAGCAGGGCGCCGTGCTGCTGCCGCCGACGTCGATCGCGCTGAGCCGCCCGATCGACTTCAACGAAACCCAGTTGCTGGCCAAGGAGCAGGAAGAGGCCCTGCTGTACAAGGACATGCAGACCGACCTGGTGCAGCAGATGATGCGCCGTATCGCCGCCATCAAAACGACGCGCATGTCGGTGCCCGCATCGACGCCAAACCCGGCGCCGACCCAGTCGGCACCGGCCGTGCCGATCCTGTAA
- the dapB gene encoding 4-hydroxy-tetrahydrodipicolinate reductase, whose protein sequence is MTAMNIAIAGVSGRMGRILIEAVENAPDARLAGALGRAGSAGVGGDAAAFLGKPGGVLVQSDLAQGLAGAQYLIDFTRPEGTLEHLAYCAEHGIKVIIGTTGFDDAGKAAIAEAAKKTAIVFSPNFSVGVNVTMKLLEQAAKALSTGYDIEVIEAHHRFKVDAPSGTALKMGEVIAGAMGRDLKECAVYAREGVTGERDPSSIGFATIRGGDIVGDHTVLFAGIGERIEISHKSSSRATYAQGALRACRFLADKPTGLFDMYDVLSLNG, encoded by the coding sequence ATGACCGCAATGAATATCGCCATCGCCGGCGTCAGTGGCCGCATGGGCCGCATCCTGATCGAAGCCGTCGAGAACGCGCCGGACGCGCGCCTGGCCGGCGCCCTTGGCCGCGCCGGTTCGGCCGGCGTCGGCGGCGATGCCGCCGCCTTCCTCGGCAAGCCGGGCGGCGTGCTGGTGCAGTCGGACTTGGCGCAAGGCCTGGCCGGCGCCCAGTACCTGATCGACTTCACGCGTCCTGAAGGCACGCTGGAGCACCTGGCCTACTGCGCCGAGCACGGCATCAAAGTCATCATCGGCACCACCGGGTTCGACGACGCCGGCAAGGCCGCCATCGCCGAGGCGGCCAAAAAAACCGCGATCGTGTTTTCGCCCAACTTCAGCGTCGGCGTCAACGTCACCATGAAGCTGCTCGAGCAGGCCGCCAAGGCGCTGTCGACCGGCTACGACATCGAAGTGATCGAGGCGCACCACCGCTTCAAGGTCGATGCCCCGTCCGGCACCGCGCTGAAGATGGGCGAAGTGATTGCCGGCGCCATGGGCCGCGACCTGAAGGAGTGCGCCGTCTACGCGCGCGAAGGCGTCACCGGCGAGCGCGATCCATCGTCGATCGGCTTTGCCACCATCCGTGGCGGCGACATCGTCGGCGACCACACCGTGCTGTTCGCCGGCATCGGCGAGCGCATCGAAATCAGCCACAAATCGAGCAGCCGCGCGACCTACGCGCAAGGCGCGCTGCGCGCCTGCCGCTTCCTGGCCGACAAGCCGACCGGCTTGTTCGACATGTATGACGTGCTGTCGCTGAACGGATGA
- the map gene encoding type I methionyl aminopeptidase, whose product MSRRNANMIKSPEQIVMARVAAQLAADVLTMIGPHIKPGVTTAYLDQLCNDYIVNVQKVIPANVGYGGFPATVCSSINHVVCHGIPSPEEVLKDGDIINIDVAVIKDGWHGDTSRMYYVGEPSKAARKLVETTYAAMWAGIRAVKPRATLGDVGFAIQTVAEKAGFSVVLDYCGHGIGQVYHEEPQVTHYGRPGQGVVLKPGMLFTIEPMINAGRAATKELDDGWTVETRDKSLSAQWEHMVLVTETGFEVLTLAPGETGAKAQIPIAG is encoded by the coding sequence ATGTCCCGCCGTAACGCCAATATGATCAAGTCGCCCGAACAAATCGTCATGGCGCGCGTCGCCGCCCAGCTGGCGGCCGACGTGCTGACGATGATCGGCCCGCACATCAAGCCGGGCGTGACGACGGCCTACCTCGACCAGCTGTGCAACGACTACATCGTCAATGTGCAGAAGGTGATCCCGGCCAACGTCGGCTACGGCGGCTTCCCGGCCACCGTGTGTAGCTCGATCAACCACGTGGTCTGCCACGGCATCCCTTCGCCCGAGGAAGTGCTGAAGGACGGCGACATCATCAATATCGACGTCGCCGTCATCAAGGATGGCTGGCACGGCGACACCAGCCGCATGTACTACGTCGGCGAGCCGTCGAAGGCGGCGCGCAAGCTGGTCGAGACCACCTACGCGGCGATGTGGGCCGGCATCCGCGCCGTCAAGCCGCGCGCGACCTTGGGCGATGTCGGTTTCGCGATCCAGACGGTGGCCGAGAAGGCCGGCTTCAGCGTGGTGCTCGATTATTGCGGCCACGGTATCGGCCAGGTCTACCACGAGGAACCGCAGGTGACCCATTACGGCCGTCCGGGCCAGGGCGTGGTCCTTAAGCCGGGCATGCTGTTTACGATCGAACCGATGATCAACGCCGGCCGCGCGGCCACGAAGGAACTGGACGACGGCTGGACCGTCGAGACGCGCGACAAATCGCTGTCGGCGCAATGGGAGCATATGGTGCTGGTGACCGAGACCGGGTTCGAGGTGTTGACCCTGGCGCCCGGCGAGACCGGCGCCAAGGCGCAGATCCCGATCGCGGGTTGA
- a CDS encoding outer membrane protein assembly factor BamE, with the protein MRVTPALLQSLSHRFTRRAPLLAGAVCVALAAGGCASNTTLGEKSNQVKETGITLDASKGAQTTTITPLQKFMWFFSPYRPDIQQGNFVSEEMLAQLKVGMTREQVRFIFGTALLTDPFHANRWDYAFRMAKGNGEVTTSRVIVFFDNDGKVARWEGGNLPTEKEYIARIAGPAPKIKKNPDAPDNKPASSVPPPTNSGSDNAAPAPVGVTVGNQNK; encoded by the coding sequence ATGCGCGTCACCCCGGCTTTACTGCAGTCTTTGTCGCACCGTTTTACCCGCCGTGCTCCGTTGCTCGCAGGCGCCGTCTGCGTCGCGCTGGCCGCCGGCGGCTGTGCTTCCAACACCACCCTGGGCGAGAAATCGAACCAGGTCAAGGAAACCGGGATCACCCTGGACGCCAGCAAGGGCGCGCAAACGACCACCATCACGCCGCTGCAAAAGTTCATGTGGTTCTTTTCTCCATACCGTCCTGATATCCAGCAAGGCAACTTTGTATCCGAGGAAATGTTGGCGCAGTTGAAAGTCGGCATGACGCGCGAACAGGTCCGCTTCATCTTCGGCACCGCGCTGCTGACCGATCCGTTCCACGCCAACCGCTGGGACTACGCGTTCCGCATGGCCAAGGGCAACGGCGAAGTGACCACCAGCCGCGTCATCGTCTTCTTCGACAACGACGGCAAGGTGGCGCGCTGGGAAGGCGGCAACCTGCCGACCGAAAAAGAATACATCGCCCGCATCGCCGGCCCGGCGCCGAAAATCAAGAAAAATCCGGACGCGCCCGACAACAAGCCGGCGTCGAGCGTGCCGCCGCCGACCAACTCGGGCAGCGACAACGCCGCGCCCGCGCCGGTTGGTGTGACGGTGGGCAACCAGAACAAATAA
- the leuS gene encoding leucine--tRNA ligase — protein sequence MQDKYSPADVESAAQSHWKAIDAYKAVEHDPRFPKGKYYACSMLPYPSGKLHMGHVRNYTINDVMYRYLRMNGYNVLMPMGWDAFGMPAENAAMANNVPPAQWTYSNIAHMREQMESMGLAIDWSREMTACKPEYYKWNQWMFLKMLEKGIIYKKTGTVNWDPIDQTVLANEQVIDGRGWRSGALIEKREIPMYYARITDYADELLEHVDSKLPGWPERVRTMQANWIGKSTGVRFAFPHEIKDASGALIGDGKMYVFTTRPDTIMGVTFCAVAAEHPLAIHAAQTNPELAAFNAECKLGSVIEADMATMEKKGMPTGLFVTHPLTGEQVEVWVGNYVLITYGDGAVMGVPAHDERDFAFAKKYNLPIKQVIQVEGQEFSTDAWQEWYGDKAVSVVTNSGKYDGLTYADAVEAVAADMAAKGLGEKKITFRLRDWGISRQRYWGTPIPMINCADCGSVPVPEKDLPVVLPEDCVPDGSGNPLNKYEAFLKCDCPQCGKPARRETDTMDTFVDSSWYYMRYTSPGANESMVDERNDYWMPMDQYIGGIEHAVLHLLYARFWTKVMRDFGIVKFDEPFTNLLTQGMVLNETYFREDDAGKKTWFNPGDVEVTLDDKGRPQGAVSKDDGQPVQIGGTEKMSKSKNNGIDPAAQIGQYGADTARLFTMFASPPEQTLEWSGSGVEGANRFLRRVWAFGYAQAARIESALNAAPAPVATEPQKTLRRELHKILQQADYDLKRIQYNTVVSACMKMLNTIESAKLDDSAESNALVAEGFSIFLRLLNPVAPHITHVLWEELGYAKAHGDILNAQWPQVDPAALEQAEIEMMIQVNGKLRGSVVVAKGADKASIEAAALASEAVQKFIEGTPKKIIVVPGKLINIVV from the coding sequence ATGCAAGATAAATATAGTCCCGCCGACGTAGAATCAGCCGCGCAATCCCACTGGAAGGCCATCGACGCCTATAAAGCCGTCGAGCACGACCCGCGTTTCCCGAAAGGGAAGTACTACGCCTGCTCGATGCTGCCTTACCCGTCGGGCAAGCTGCACATGGGCCACGTCCGCAACTATACGATCAACGACGTGATGTACCGCTACCTGCGCATGAACGGCTACAACGTGCTCATGCCGATGGGCTGGGACGCGTTCGGCATGCCGGCGGAGAACGCGGCGATGGCCAACAACGTGCCGCCGGCGCAATGGACCTATTCGAATATCGCCCACATGCGCGAGCAGATGGAGTCCATGGGCCTGGCGATCGACTGGTCGCGCGAAATGACCGCCTGCAAACCGGAATACTACAAGTGGAACCAGTGGATGTTCCTGAAGATGCTCGAAAAAGGCATCATCTACAAAAAGACCGGCACCGTGAACTGGGACCCGATCGACCAGACCGTGCTGGCCAACGAGCAGGTCATCGACGGCCGCGGCTGGCGTTCGGGCGCGCTGATCGAAAAGCGCGAGATCCCGATGTACTACGCCCGCATCACCGACTACGCCGACGAGCTGCTCGAACACGTCGACAGCAAGCTGCCGGGCTGGCCGGAGCGCGTGCGCACCATGCAGGCCAACTGGATCGGCAAATCGACCGGCGTGCGCTTCGCCTTCCCGCACGAGATCAAGGACGCCTCGGGCGCGCTGATCGGCGACGGCAAGATGTACGTCTTCACCACCCGTCCGGACACCATCATGGGCGTGACCTTCTGCGCCGTGGCGGCCGAGCATCCGCTGGCGATCCACGCCGCGCAGACCAACCCTGAACTGGCCGCGTTCAACGCCGAGTGCAAACTGGGCTCGGTGATCGAGGCCGACATGGCGACGATGGAGAAGAAGGGCATGCCGACCGGCCTGTTCGTCACCCATCCGCTGACCGGCGAGCAGGTCGAGGTCTGGGTCGGCAACTACGTCTTGATCACCTACGGCGACGGCGCCGTCATGGGCGTGCCGGCGCACGACGAGCGCGATTTCGCCTTCGCCAAAAAATACAACCTGCCGATCAAGCAGGTGATCCAGGTCGAGGGCCAGGAGTTCTCCACCGACGCGTGGCAGGAATGGTATGGCGACAAGGCCGTCTCCGTGGTCACCAACTCGGGCAAGTACGACGGCCTGACCTACGCCGACGCGGTCGAGGCGGTGGCCGCCGACATGGCCGCCAAGGGCCTGGGCGAGAAGAAGATCACCTTCCGCCTGCGCGACTGGGGCATCTCGCGCCAGCGCTACTGGGGCACGCCGATCCCGATGATCAACTGCGCCGATTGCGGCTCGGTGCCGGTGCCGGAAAAAGACCTGCCGGTGGTGCTGCCGGAAGACTGCGTACCGGACGGCAGCGGCAATCCGCTGAACAAATACGAAGCCTTCCTCAAGTGCGACTGCCCGCAGTGCGGCAAGCCCGCGCGCCGCGAGACCGATACGATGGACACCTTCGTCGATTCGTCGTGGTACTACATGCGCTATACGTCGCCGGGCGCGAACGAATCCATGGTCGATGAGCGCAACGATTACTGGATGCCGATGGACCAGTACATCGGCGGCATCGAGCACGCCGTGCTGCACTTGCTGTATGCGCGCTTCTGGACCAAGGTGATGCGCGACTTCGGCATCGTCAAGTTCGACGAGCCGTTCACCAACCTGCTCACGCAGGGCATGGTGCTGAACGAGACCTACTTCCGCGAAGACGACGCGGGCAAGAAGACCTGGTTCAATCCGGGCGACGTCGAAGTGACGCTGGACGACAAGGGTCGTCCGCAAGGCGCCGTGTCGAAGGACGACGGCCAGCCGGTGCAGATCGGCGGCACCGAGAAGATGTCGAAATCGAAGAACAACGGCATCGATCCGGCCGCGCAGATCGGCCAGTACGGCGCCGACACCGCGCGCCTGTTCACGATGTTCGCCTCGCCGCCGGAACAGACGCTGGAATGGTCGGGCAGCGGCGTCGAAGGCGCCAACCGCTTCCTGCGCCGCGTGTGGGCGTTCGGCTACGCGCAGGCCGCGCGCATTGAGTCGGCATTGAACGCCGCGCCGGCGCCGGTGGCCACCGAGCCGCAGAAAACCCTGCGCCGCGAACTGCACAAGATCCTGCAGCAGGCCGACTATGACCTCAAGCGCATCCAGTACAACACCGTCGTTTCGGCGTGCATGAAGATGCTCAACACGATCGAATCGGCAAAGCTGGACGACAGCGCCGAATCGAACGCGCTGGTGGCCGAGGGCTTCTCGATCTTCCTGCGCTTGCTGAACCCCGTCGCACCGCACATCACCCACGTGCTGTGGGAGGAACTGGGCTACGCCAAGGCGCACGGCGACATCCTTAACGCGCAGTGGCCGCAGGTCGACCCGGCCGCGCTGGAGCAGGCCGAGATCGAGATGATGATCCAGGTGAACGGCAAGCTGCGCGGCAGCGTGGTCGTCGCCAAGGGCGCCGACAAGGCCAGCATCGAGGCGGCGGCGCTGGCCAGCGAAGCGGTACAGAAGTTCATCGAGGGCACGCCGAAGAAGATCATCGTCGTGCCGGGCAAATTGATCAACATCGTTGTTTAA
- a CDS encoding glutamate-5-semialdehyde dehydrogenase yields MDIKHYMEQLGQQARKASRAMARADSATRNRALTLIADAIERDADQLRAANQLDMDAAAANGLAPAMLDRLALSDKAIATMVEGLRQIVALPDPIGEISGLKFRPSGIQVGQMRVPLGVIGIIYESRPNVTVDAAGLCIKSGNATILRGGSEAIHCNRALAKLVKEGLAGAGLPEDGVQVVDTTDRAAVGALITMPQYVDVIVPRGGKGLIARLMEEATVPMIKHLDGICHVYIDAKADLKKAVDIGFNAKCHRYGTCNTMETLLVARAIAPTVLPQLAALYATREVELRADPEALAILSAAGYPHLVAATEEDWSTEYLAAILSVKIVDGIDQAMEHINQYSSKHTESIVTEDHSDAMRFLREVDSASVMINASTRFADGFEYGLGAEIGISNDKLHARGPVGLEGLTSLKYVVFGHGEVRQ; encoded by the coding sequence ATGGATATCAAGCACTACATGGAGCAACTGGGCCAGCAGGCGCGCAAGGCATCGCGCGCGATGGCCCGTGCCGACAGCGCCACGCGCAACCGCGCGCTGACGCTGATCGCCGACGCCATCGAACGCGACGCCGACCAGCTGCGCGCGGCCAATCAGCTGGATATGGACGCGGCGGCCGCCAACGGCCTGGCGCCGGCTATGCTGGACCGCCTGGCGCTGTCGGACAAGGCCATCGCCACGATGGTCGAAGGCCTGCGCCAGATCGTCGCGTTGCCCGATCCGATCGGCGAGATCTCCGGTTTGAAATTCCGTCCGTCGGGCATCCAGGTCGGCCAGATGCGCGTGCCGCTGGGCGTGATCGGCATCATCTACGAATCGCGGCCCAACGTCACCGTCGACGCGGCGGGGCTGTGCATCAAGAGCGGCAACGCCACCATCCTGCGCGGCGGCTCGGAAGCGATCCACTGCAACCGCGCGCTGGCAAAGCTGGTCAAGGAAGGCCTGGCCGGCGCCGGCCTGCCCGAGGACGGCGTGCAGGTGGTCGACACCACCGACCGCGCCGCCGTTGGCGCGCTGATCACCATGCCGCAGTATGTGGACGTGATCGTGCCGCGCGGCGGCAAGGGCCTGATCGCGCGCCTGATGGAAGAGGCGACCGTGCCGATGATCAAACACCTGGACGGCATCTGCCACGTCTACATCGACGCCAAGGCCGACTTGAAGAAGGCGGTGGACATCGGCTTCAACGCCAAGTGCCACCGCTACGGCACCTGCAACACGATGGAAACCCTGCTGGTCGCGCGCGCGATCGCGCCGACGGTGCTGCCGCAACTGGCGGCGCTGTACGCCACCAGGGAAGTCGAACTGCGCGCCGATCCCGAAGCGCTGGCGATCCTGTCTGCGGCCGGCTATCCGCACCTGGTGGCCGCCACCGAGGAGGACTGGTCGACCGAGTACCTTGCAGCGATCCTGTCGGTGAAAATCGTCGACGGCATCGACCAGGCGATGGAGCACATCAACCAGTACTCGTCCAAGCACACCGAATCGATCGTCACCGAGGACCACAGCGACGCCATGCGCTTCCTGCGCGAAGTCGATTCGGCGTCGGTGATGATCAACGCCTCGACGCGCTTTGCGGACGGCTTCGAATACGGCCTGGGCGCCGAAATCGGCATCTCGAACGACAAGCTGCACGCGCGCGGCCCGGTCGGGCTGGAAGGTTTAACGTCGTTGAAATACGTGGTATTCGGTCACGGTGAAGTTCGTCAATAA
- a CDS encoding VOC family protein, with protein MIKGLRTLVYPVADLAAAKDWYAKVFDTAPYFDQPFYVGFSVGGFELGLIPSDKFTAAKAGGMVYWGVDDIQAEADRIVALGATVEGAIEDVGENIKTVELADPFGNLLCLIYNPHFDLKEVR; from the coding sequence ATGATCAAAGGACTGCGCACGTTGGTTTATCCGGTGGCCGATCTGGCGGCCGCCAAGGATTGGTACGCGAAGGTGTTCGACACCGCGCCCTACTTCGACCAGCCCTTTTATGTCGGCTTTAGCGTCGGCGGCTTTGAATTGGGCCTGATCCCGAGCGACAAGTTCACCGCCGCCAAGGCCGGCGGCATGGTGTACTGGGGCGTCGACGACATCCAGGCGGAAGCCGACCGGATCGTGGCGCTGGGCGCGACCGTCGAAGGCGCCATTGAAGATGTCGGCGAAAACATCAAAACGGTCGAGTTGGCCGACCCGTTCGGCAATTTGTTGTGCCTGATTTACAACCCGCATTTCGACCTGAAAGAGGTACGCTAA
- the holA gene encoding DNA polymerase III subunit delta, producing the protein MQLRLEALDGHLTKSLSQLYVITSDEHLLALEAADKIRRAARAQGYSERDVLTVERSFKWGELLAANQALSLFGDKKLIELRIPTGKPGKDGGAALQNYVKDLSPDNLTLITLPKLDWQTQKAAWVAALQQAAVYIDIAQIERAHLPNWIGQRLAAQGQSADRQSVDFIADRVEGNLLAAHQEIQKLALLHEPGKLTYEQVHDAVLNVARYDVFKLSEAMLSGDPARLVRMLEGLKGEGEALPLVLWAVSEEIRTLLKLKSGMAQGRPLGALLKEYRIWGPKERMMDPALRRISLPTLEAAMKDAAQVDKMIKGLRAKAHNGDAWDAMLQLALKVARG; encoded by the coding sequence ATGCAATTGCGGTTGGAAGCGCTGGACGGCCATTTGACGAAGTCGTTGTCCCAGCTGTACGTCATCACCAGCGACGAGCATCTGCTGGCGCTGGAGGCGGCCGACAAGATCCGCCGCGCAGCGCGCGCGCAGGGCTATTCGGAGCGCGACGTGCTGACCGTCGAGCGCAGCTTCAAGTGGGGCGAGCTGCTGGCGGCCAATCAGGCGCTGTCGCTGTTCGGCGATAAGAAGCTGATCGAGCTGCGCATCCCGACCGGAAAACCCGGCAAGGATGGCGGCGCGGCGCTGCAGAACTATGTCAAGGATCTGAGTCCGGACAACCTGACCCTGATCACCCTGCCCAAGCTGGATTGGCAGACGCAGAAGGCGGCCTGGGTGGCCGCGCTGCAGCAGGCGGCGGTGTATATCGACATCGCGCAGATCGAACGGGCGCATTTGCCCAACTGGATCGGCCAGCGCCTCGCCGCGCAAGGGCAAAGCGCGGACCGGCAAAGCGTCGACTTCATCGCCGACCGCGTCGAGGGCAACCTGCTGGCGGCGCACCAGGAGATCCAGAAGCTGGCCCTGTTGCACGAGCCGGGCAAGCTGACCTACGAGCAGGTGCACGACGCGGTGCTCAACGTGGCGCGCTACGACGTCTTCAAGCTCAGTGAGGCGATGTTGTCGGGTGACCCAGCGCGGCTGGTGCGCATGCTCGAAGGGCTGAAAGGGGAGGGCGAGGCGCTGCCGCTGGTGCTGTGGGCGGTGTCGGAGGAGATCCGCACGCTATTGAAACTGAAGTCGGGCATGGCGCAGGGCAGGCCGCTCGGCGCGCTGCTCAAGGAATACCGCATCTGGGGGCCGAAAGAGCGCATGATGGACCCGGCGCTGCGCCGCATTTCGCTGCCGACGCTGGAGGCGGCGATGAAGGACGCGGCGCAGGTGGACAAGATGATCAAGGGCTTGCGCGCCAAGGCGCACAATGGCGACGCCTGGGACGCCATGCTGCAGCTGGCATTGAAAGTGGCGCGCGGCTGA
- the fur gene encoding ferric iron uptake transcriptional regulator has translation MGNNPTDLKASGLKATLPRLKILDIFQNSDVRHLTAEDVYKILLADNMDVGLATVYRVLTQFEQAGLLNRNHFETGKAIFELNEGSHHDHLVCLDCGRVEEFFDEAIETRQQMVAQERGFKIAEHALAIYGNCIKTACPHRP, from the coding sequence ATGGGTAACAATCCAACCGATCTGAAGGCCAGCGGCCTCAAAGCCACCCTGCCTCGCCTTAAAATCCTGGACATCTTCCAGAACAGCGACGTGCGCCACCTGACGGCAGAGGATGTCTACAAGATCCTGCTGGCCGACAATATGGACGTCGGCCTGGCCACCGTCTACCGGGTGCTGACCCAGTTCGAGCAGGCCGGCCTGCTGAACCGCAACCACTTTGAAACCGGCAAGGCCATCTTCGAGCTCAACGAGGGTTCCCACCACGACCACCTGGTGTGCCTGGACTGCGGCCGGGTCGAGGAATTCTTCGACGAAGCGATCGAAACGCGCCAGCAGATGGTCGCCCAGGAGCGCGGTTTCAAGATCGCCGAGCACGCGCTGGCGATTTATGGCAATTGCATCAAGACGGCCTGCCCGCACCGGCCTTGA